In Candidatus Anoxymicrobium japonicum, the genomic window GCCCGAGGTAGTGGCGAGGCTCAGGGATCTTTCGACGGCAACGGTGGATAAGTAGCTCAGGCGCACGGGCGAACAGTTCGCGAAGCGGGCGGACGAAGCGGAAAAAAAGCAGGTTCACACATTGGGAAACACGGTTGTCGTGGCGATGTCAGGTGGTGTGGACTCGTCGGTGGCCGCGGCGATTCTCGAGCGTCAAGGCTGGACGGTCATAGGCGTCGGCCTCCAACTGGTGGGCGACAAAGGACACGAGAGAGAGGCGCGATCGTGTTGCGGGATCAGCGACATGAAAGACGCCAGGAGGGTTGCCGAGCGCGTCGGGATCCCTTTCTACGTTTTGAACTTCCGCGACGCGTTCCGCGAAAACGTCATCGATTACTTCACAGCCTCTTACCTGCGCGGCGAAACGCCCAACCCGTGTGTCCCATGCAACAAGGTTATCAAGTTCGATCTGTTGTCGCGCCGGGCAAAAGAACTGAATGCCGGGTGGCTCGCTACAGGGCACTACGCGATTGTCGATCAGGATGGCGAGACAGGGAGACGCGTATTGAGGAAGGGAAAAGACGAGTCCAAAGACCAGTCTTACTTCCTTTACTCGCTTACGCAGGAACAGCTTGCGCGCGCGCTGTTCCCCGTGGGTCAGATGACCAAGGCCGACACGCGCGAAGTCGCGAAGAGCCTGGGCTTGAAAGTCCACAATAAGCCTGAAAGTCAGGACATCTGCTTTGTCGGACGCGAGGGTTATGCCGCTTTCATCCGAAACAGCGTCGGCGACTTTCAGCCAGGGCCGATTCTCGATGAAGAAGGGTCGGTGCTCGGGACGCACAGGGGTTTGCCATGTTATACAGTGGGCCAGAGGCGCGGCCTGGGACTCTCCCGGCGGGCGCCAATGTACGTCACCGACATTGACTTCGCCAACAATTCCATTACCGTCGCGCATCGGAACCGTTTGCGCGGGCAGGAGCGTGTGACCCTGGACGAAATGAACTACGTCTCGATCGGGCGGCCTTCCGGGCCGATAGAAGTAGGGGCGGTTACGAGGTACCGCAAACCCGAGGTTCTCTCGACGCTTGTTCCTGTCGAGGACGGACGGGCGTTTCTGGAGTTCCACGAGCCGCAGGCGCCGACAGCACCTGGCCAGTCAGTGGTCATGTATCTTGGAGACATGGTTTGTTGTGGCGGCATCGTTGCGCGGAGCGGGTGAGGTGGTTTGATGGACGACAACGTGTCCGGGCGGTACTCGGGACAGGTTCTGTTCAAGCCAATTGGCGTGGATGGCCAGGCCAGGCTGCGCGATTCGCGCGTGGTCATCATAGGTTGCGGCGCGCTGGGGACGGGGATTGCCGACAGGCTTGCCAGGTCAGGGACTGGACACATCAAGATAATCGACCGCGACTTCGTGGAGTTCGACAACCTGCAACGGCAGTCGCTCTTCAACGAGGAACATGCGCGCGAGCGGTTGCCCAAGGCGGTCGCGGCCGAGCGCGTCCTCTCGTCTATCAACTCCGAGATTAAGATAAAGGGAGTGGTTGGCGACGTCACCCCGGCGAATATCGAGGACCTGCTGGGCGGATGCGACCTTGTGATGGACGCCACGGATAACCTTGAGACACGCTTTCTCATGAACGACGCCTGCGTGAAGCTGGAGATCCCATGGGTGCACGG contains:
- a CDS encoding tRNA 2-thiouridine(34) synthase MnmA, translating into MSGGVDSSVAAAILERQGWTVIGVGLQLVGDKGHEREARSCCGISDMKDARRVAERVGIPFYVLNFRDAFRENVIDYFTASYLRGETPNPCVPCNKVIKFDLLSRRAKELNAGWLATGHYAIVDQDGETGRRVLRKGKDESKDQSYFLYSLTQEQLARALFPVGQMTKADTREVAKSLGLKVHNKPESQDICFVGREGYAAFIRNSVGDFQPGPILDEEGSVLGTHRGLPCYTVGQRRGLGLSRRAPMYVTDIDFANNSITVAHRNRLRGQERVTLDEMNYVSIGRPSGPIEVGAVTRYRKPEVLSTLVPVEDGRAFLEFHEPQAPTAPGQSVVMYLGDMVCCGGIVARSG
- a CDS encoding thiamine biosynthesis protein ThiF, yielding MDDNVSGRYSGQVLFKPIGVDGQARLRDSRVVIIGCGALGTGIADRLARSGTGHIKIIDRDFVEFDNLQRQSLFNEEHARERLPKAVAAERVLSSINSEIKIKGVVGDVTPANIEDLLGGCDLVMDATDNLETRFLMNDACVKLEIPWVHGAVGGSCGQEMLIVPGATACFRCYLPELPQVTLPGVDVLGVLNTITGLTAELQTTHAIQVLTGDAARGGVLTYVDIWEKEFLQFDVERLLECPACAKGEYSFLDSENIS